From Eptesicus fuscus isolate TK198812 chromosome 13, DD_ASM_mEF_20220401, whole genome shotgun sequence, the proteins below share one genomic window:
- the LOC129151140 gene encoding 60S ribosomal protein L32-like — protein sequence MAALRPLVKPKIVKKRTKKFIWHQSDRYVKIKRNWRKPRGIDNRVRRRFKGQILMPSIGYGSNKKTKHMLPSGFRKFLVHNVKELEVLLMCNKSYCAEIAHNVSSKNRKAIVERAAQLAIRVTNPNARLRSEENE from the coding sequence GATTGTCAAAAAGAGGACCAAGAAGTTCATCTGGCACCAGTCAGACCGATATGTCAAAATTAAGCGGAACTGGCGGAAACCCAGAGGCATTGACAATAGGGTGCGTAGAAGATTCAAGGGCCAGATCTTGATGCCCAGCATTGGTtatgggagcaacaagaaaacaaagcacATGCTGCCCAGTGGCTTTCGGAAGTTTCTGGTCCATAACGTCAAGGAGCTTGAAGTGCTGCTGATGTGCAATAAATCTTACTGTGCTGAGATTGCTCACAACGTCTCCTCAAAGAACCGCAAAGCCATTGTGGAAAGAGCAGCCCAGCTGGCCATCAGAGTCACCAATCCCAATGCCAGGCTGCGCAGCGAAGAAAATGAATAG